In the genome of Lactuca sativa cultivar Salinas chromosome 3, Lsat_Salinas_v11, whole genome shotgun sequence, the window ataaaatttgttaATAAAAAGAGGAATAAATTGAGTTTAATTACTAAACACCAACATTCAAACCAATTAATGAAAGTTAAAGCATCTAAATAATATAGCATGGGATGCAAATATATCATGCATCGTACAAACAATGAAGATTTTTAGTTTCTGGAAGATTATTGACATCATTGGGATTAAGAGTTTTCTTTGCTTATTCGTTGCACCTCATATGTTTCCATCACATTTGAAGGATTATAATGCTACATAGCTCTATTAAAGATGCTACAATATCTCTCTATTGTTATGCATGAAATCAAGACATATGATCTTCTAATACTAGAAAACAAGAGCTATTCGGAATAATAAAGCTACATACCTGAGTTTGCAAGAGGTATCGCAAGGTGCTGCCGACTCAAAACCAAGCAGCCTTAGGCACTTATCAAGGACTGAACTGAGGATGCACATCTGAtagaaaaaagataaaaatataatTACAAGGATTAATAAAAGCTATTCGGAAGCCAACAATGAGAaccaaatttatttaaaaaaaaggagatagagaaagagagagactaCTTACATCTAGGGCCATCAAATTGGTAAAAAAATTAATAGTAAAAAAGTGGACTCTTATTCTACTAGGTTGATTGTTAAAAAAGTATATACGTCTCCAGGGGTATCAAGAAGTGGCTGCTAATTGGTGGAGCCAACAATTGGCTCGGGAATATGATCTTCTAGGTAAGCATACCTACACAAAagttaaattactttttagcccttGTGGTTAATTGATAACACACACAGATGCAGGATGAAATAAAGAGAaggaataacataccttttttcAAATACAACAAGTGTAGAAGATTCATAACTCTCAAAGTGATGCTTTGAGTTAGGAGGTAGGTAAGCAAACGAGTCTACCTACAGTTCAATGACAAATATTaacttgtcattttcattctacatttaaaattaattcttattaggaCATTCTACTTTTAAACCTACCAATCTAGCAATTTTTTCAaagaatataatttataatttttttgtggaaagtacattgttatttcttgaatACAAGATGTTACAAAACTTACCTTTGCAGCCATACATGAATCAATTATTTTCTTAGCTTCAGAAAGAACGTGAAACAAAAAGCTTATGTTCCATATTAATACTAAAAGAAAAAAAGGCTTTGATTATTTGAAGGGAAAAATGCATACATCAATGAGGCCCACACACCCTGCGTATGCAATAAAATGGAATGTTAGGACTTAGGACAGGACCAAACTTTtactttcccaaaatacccttttcacTAACCTTGGTCATCATTTCAGCTAGCTGCCTCACTGTAACTTCATTATTGGGGTTTCCAACATTGAAGATATGACCATTAGCTCTAGCAGGATTCTCCTGTGAAGAAAATAGTCAAGAATGAGATTCATCTTTGATTGAAATTAAGAGTGTTGTAATAACTAATAAGTAACATACAATCATCAAAAGAACAGCTTCAATGGCATCCTTGATATAGACAAAGGTCCTTTGAGATTCACCACCATCAACTAGCTTCAAAGGCTCACGTCTGAGAAGATTCTGTGAAACAAAAGAATCCATTTTTTAAGTCCAGATAACGATTAAATTGAGTAATTAAATAGATAAAATTCAGTGATATGGTGAAACATACATTGCTAAAGCAAGCAAGAACCCTGGGAACACCTTCACTGGGACCATCAATCCCTGGAATGAAATCCATCCTAGGGCCCATCCAGTTGAAAGGTCTAACAATGGTGAATTCAAGGCCATTTTCAGCACCCTCAGCTGCAAAGAAAGCCAAAGTCATGAGAGGAGAATTCCATGGTGATTGGTGAATTCAATCATTTAATGAGAGATGAGAAAAAGAATGTACTTTACGCAAAGTACTAGCAGCCATCAACATGTTCTAATGGATTCTTTCAGTACTTTACGCTTCAAGCATGGAACACGCACAATATCTTTGACCAGATTCTAGAGGTATTCAAGTAACAGCTTAACGAAATTCACATCCTAAATTCCTCACTCTTACATTGAAGAAGATGAAAATGCAGATCCAAGAGGATTAATAACACAAAATAAAATCAAGGattgaaaacaaaaaataaattaaacaaaTCTAGAAATGCAATTGAAGGTTTTACCAGATCGGAGCACTTGATAAGACCTTCGAGGCGCGAATCATTCTTAATGTTGAGGCGGTGGAACTGGATGCGACCAGCCCAAGGAAGGGAATCCGGCCCCTCGAGAAGGTGTTTGATTTTGTCATTGTAAACGTCCACCGCCAAGACAGTGTGCGGCGTCTCCGTCAAAAATTTCTCACACAAGTGTGAGCCAATGAATCCACCGGCACCAATCATGCATATTGTGAACGGATTTATCGTATTTCCGTCCAGATCTACCCTCGCCGACGATGCCGCCATGCTAAATCTCCGGGGATGAGTAGCTTTCTGCTAGATTTTCTCTCGATGGACTGTATATGATCGGATATGGCGTCGTCGGTGATGGAGGAAGGTATTTAAAGCAGTGAGAAAAAAGAGGGAGAAAGATTTACGCAGGAGTAGTTCTTCTTCCTTGACGATTTAACCGGAGGAGGAGCAGGATCATAAATCGACAATCTCTGTGCTTCTATAACCTTCCTACGCTCCTCCGATTTCTTCTCAATAGCAGTGAAGACATTATCATTACCAGCGACAACGGATCCGTTTGGAAGCGCCTTCGGTTGAGGCACCTGCTGCTTAGGCTGATTCTTCCTGTTCTTCTTAGCGTAAGTAACCTTCTGCCATccttgattgttgttgttgtcttCAGAAATATTGTTGGATTTGAACTCCATTTCGGGAATTGGATTAGAGAAGAAGATAGGGATAGATTCGGAGAAAGGGAGAGATGATCAGAGCGCTGATTTGGTAtttgattgagagagagagagagagagagagagataagaacgattgaaagaaggtagaggagagcatggcggggtttttaattttttcagaatttcatttccccctttcccccagaacgcgcgttccattaaaaaatataaagcgacatccttagacgacgcgcattttattataggtgccctccgtgttttttttagacactaatttaagggcgcgcaataatgcgtgtcttctatccttaaatttttttgaagagatgacatttttctaatgtcactctcctttgcgtaacatagatcaatgagcgtcgtattttgtgcgtcgtaaaaggccttttttcttgtagtggtaaCGTTGTTAAcatgttattgttatagtagtatattattgtagatcttgagttatacttaggattctatatatattttgtgtgcgatatagttccgaagttatattcggaagttttATATCttaagttatatagtatgtttcaattaatagttttatgtcaagataaaactagatatgttatatgttgttattattagttttatgtcaagataaaactagatatgttatttgttgttattattagttttatgtcaagataaaactagatatgttatatgttgttattattagttttatgtcaagataaaactggatatgttgttattgttatttatatgtcaagataaaactagaaacgttatatgttgttattattggttttaggtcaagataaaacctagtttttactcaagatatagctgttatactgcctaaatattatgaagttaggagtaatgtttaaaagcaaagtctagcaacttaaggttttagacatgaagatgcttttgttgttagcgCTATAGGAActgtcaaagtctacatgagtaattgtattcatcaactaagattagggatcttagtggaaatcctctaaactgtaaccgttaatcccgtgtgagcgaggaagtcgtgtataattagtatacgggccgaccaccccacttgtgactgttagctacagtcaaccaaaaacaagtgatgaactatccttttatttgttattattccggcgtcgatgaagcgtacggtgttgtttctcatgttAAATAATGAGTGTATttgttctcatggtaaatcatgagtgtattgttctatcagaggtattatgtcatagcagcggttacaggctcatggtagcaaattgttagaaacattataccttgtcgtatacaagtattaatgttaagtataagttttccctacttataccttaagattaagaaatgtttaggtataacacttaattgataagtatacaattatacctaatgttggagagtcaaaatgatagtttcaaaactatacttttgaatgtgtaaaaatgtattattttatggagtcaaaacatgtggactcaccaactttatgttgacgtattctaaaatgcatgtgttttcaggaacttgaaaagcgGGTATGTATTCGAACATGATAAGTTTTACTAGTATCTTTCTGTTCTTTAAGAAGTATgtcatagtcggatattatgtaataaatactaggaaaaacaataatgtaactttcaaatcatcaataaaggtatgtattttctttaagtattgttcaatgtatgttatataactgtgatacgaaaaatgacgttacactacccggtgtttccgccgacggccggggtgtgacaccaCATAATCTACATTACCGACACCCAAATTGGTATAAGCTTCTCCTTCCCTAAAGCGCAAAGCCttatgataattgattttctagTCACGACCCCAAATTATGAAATGATTTgaatcagggtgttacaactctcccccacttaagttaCATTCGTCCTCAAAATCACTCCTTACCACGCTCCCGACAACCATACCATTCGACCAAATCCTCTTAAATCCCTGATTCGCCGAAAAGGTTAactcatgtcacacccccgaaccagacggcggaaacgtccgagggctattgtgactcaattgaataccatcacaatgaatatacatgaaacataacatcatacattaccaagcattgaaatgttacaactggtagcgtttacattcagtacattggtccataatattacatgcccaaaaagtACATTGTTCGATACTATttaaaacaacagcaagacgttactgaATACATATTTCCTTTtcaatttacctgttacctgagaatacaagtattttgaaaacggt includes:
- the LOC111885858 gene encoding UDP-D-apiose/UDP-D-xylose synthase 2, with the translated sequence MTLAFFAAEGAENGLEFTIVRPFNWMGPRMDFIPGIDGPSEGVPRVLACFSNNLLRREPLKLVDGGESQRTFVYIKDAIEAVLLMIENPARANGHIFNVGNPNNEVTVRQLAEMMTKVSEKGILGK